The Musa acuminata AAA Group cultivar baxijiao chromosome BXJ2-5, Cavendish_Baxijiao_AAA, whole genome shotgun sequence genomic interval TAAACACGGGTCGTTTTAGAAAGGCCGCAGCGCCCCCTTTTGTTGACCGCAGCCAACTCGAAAGACTTCTTTATGCAGTAGTGCCCAGGAGACTATGATGGTTGACAACGAAGTCTTCGTCATCTCGCTGGTACACGAAAGCACCCTTCGCTTTGATCTCATCCATCGGAACTGTTCTTCACCGCAGGCAGCCAAAAAGATGGGCGAACAAAACTTGGGCGATTAGTGCACTAAGGAATAATTTTTATCTAGAAGTGTCCTTCCCTGAGCATGTCATTGTCCCTCGGACTACCATTACATGGTTGATAGGGTTTCAGCGAATCTTCCTAATTtcgaattaaaaattatttaaaaataaaaagaaaaaaatcaatgaaATAACTAATTTCGTTATGCTTAATTTTATAATAGAGTGTATTCAGATCATCTCATACTTTAATCATGAAAGGAAAATACGAGGTAAATAATTAgtatattatttttctattttagattattttataatAGAAGATGAACCGGTTCGATAAATCGATTCAGGAGTTTTTCGGTATTTGAGTAGATTAGGACGTCCattcaaataaaaattaattatggaCGATTTTTCTAGGTTAAGTATCCATAAATATTCATAATTAATTTCTctatttttgattatttataaATACTTTAAACCCGATTCAGTAGAAGTTGAACCGATTCGATTCGTTTACCGGTTCGATTAATCGATTTAGgagcttttttggtgttaattatGGGCGATTTTTATAGGTTAATGATCCAtggaaattattttatttaagtaATTTGCGTGCAAATCGTCTGTATCATTCCTACTTTTTATCTCAGCCGCCCATTCATTTTCGGTTACGAGCGAGTAGTTACATCTCATCTGGCCAAGCCGAGAAAAGCTGTATGGGTTGGAATATAAGGTTAATATGGGAATTCCACAGCGAAAGGCGGTGTGTGATTACCGGTAATATCCAAAACATACGCGACGAGGTAACAAAGGTTTTCTTTCCTTCCATTTATTTTCTTCCCTCTTGCGGGTTCGGATGACGGTGAGGAATTTTCCTTCTCCTCGTATTATATTATCTCTTCCGCAAGtcttcgcctctctctctctctctctctctctcccttctatTCTCTCGTCTTGGGGAAACCCCAAAGTCTCGAGCCGAGATGttgtccttctcctcctcctcctcgtcggcgACCGGCCGAGTCGAGAAGGCGACGTGCCATCTGTTGATCGGCCCCGATTGGACGATGAACATGGATATCTGCGACAACATCAACAACGATCAGTGGTGAGCGCTCTCAACCGGATGAGGGTCGTGGTTCTTGGTTGGTGTCTTGAGTTGAAATCTGTGCCTCTTCTTCTTGATCTCTTTCCCTGATATTTTCTTGGGCTAGAATTTCATGCCGGTCAATTAGTTCCCTAAGAATTTTCCGTTGCTTCTCGTTTTCTTGGAAACCGATGCATCCTGGAGGTATCATCATAGAGATGTTGAGGATTGTTTATGAATCGCTGGATGATAGAGCTGCTCCTCTGTTGTGCTAGGAAATGTATATATGGGTGGTATCTTGATCTCCATCGTGTTTCTTCCACGAGTTTGTAAGCTGGTTGGTTATTGCATACGGGCTATCATTTGCTTTAACCGAACGCGAGCAAGCCGTGTGTTTCAGTTATGAATTAACTATCTCATTTTATAATCCCATGTTCCGGCTCATGTTAAGCATATGTTATCGTTCGTATCTCTGTTTGATTCAACAGTGTAAATCTTCCTACCAAACGACTATTTCTAGAACTAGTATTTTAAGGATTAATTACTTCGCATTCCGAACCAACAGTCGTGAACAAATTAATTGTGGACTGGCTAGACTCTCATCAAGTAGTtcaggttttcttttttttgcacaCGAGGCAATGAATTGCATTCTGTTGATATAGTTATATATATGAATTTAGTGAAGTATTAGGATCTTGAATGTTACCTTCTGAGTGGGAACCCCCTAAAAAAAAGTAGCAAAGTCAGCGTCCTTCATAGGACTTGTTCGCTTTAAAGAAGTTCGACAAAAGACGAGAGAAATTTCATCGCTGTAAGGGAAGGCCTAAATGTTGATGTGGAAAAAATCTACTGGCCCCACATACCTTTGCCATTGATATTATTTGACATGTCACTAAAGTTAGTAGGTGAAATTGATTAAGCATGTCAAGAATTTTCTCACATTGTCTTTAGTTTTAGAGAGATTTTTTTCAGTACAACTTATTAGTTAGTAGCTCGATCTTGGGACTAAGATGATAGATCAATAGGAGCACAAAGATTTGCTTGAAAATACATAATGGAAGAAAATATTTGAGTTGCCAAGTTTTGAGAATATATATTGTAGTTAAATAAGTACTGCGATGGAGGTGCTAAAAATGGATAACTTTTATATCAATATAACCTAGCTAAGATCTCAATCTATATTTTCAGGATATTGTTCTTAATTTTGTTTTCATGATAAGTACAAAACTAGAAGCTACGAAATGGGTTTAGTTCTTGATTGACCTCAGCATGACAGTGACATGAGGCAGCATTAGATATTTAGATAATCCAGTTATCAAAATGTATATAATCATGGGCGTGGTGACTTTTTCCTCAAGTTTAGCAGGGGAACAATAATTACCATGGGGAGTAGTGCCAATTGGAGCCCAAAAGAATTTCTACTTTTAGCATAGCAGAGGAATTCACTGCCAGATTTATTTGCTGGggttttattttgttttcatgACAAGTACAAAATTAAAAGCTAAGAAATGGGTTTAGTTCTTGAATGACATCAGCATGGTGGTGAGATGAGGCAAGATTAAATTTCCTGTTATCAAGATGTATATGATCACGGGTGTAGTGATTTTTCCTGCTCACGTTTAGCAGGGGAATGGTAATTACTGTGGGAGTAGTGCCAACTTGAGCCCAAAAGAATTTATACTTTTAGCATAGCATAGGGATTCACTGCCTGATTTATTTACTGGGGTTTTCTCTAAACCCTTGAAAACCATGATCAGGTTACCTTTTCCCATTTTTCCATAATTTTCCATCTTGGATCATTGTGGTATGGTATCCAGAGTGATGAAATGGGATTTGATTTTGTTGAAAGGGTGATATTGTGGTATGGTATCCGGAGTGATGAAATGGGATTTGATTTCGTTGAAAGGGTGATCTGCTGCATTAGACTTCGACCATGAGATTCAGTCTATTCAATGTCTTTGCATGTCTTAGATATGAACCAACTAGAAATAAATAATCTCCATGCCATTCATACTCCAAAAACTTTAAATCATAaaatagtaaaagaaaaaaaatgggttTATAGTGTCCTTTCCTTTGTTAATATATAAGTACGACACTAAGATATGATGTGATACACATCGTTCTTGAACTAGGCTAGAAGAACTTATCCTCAACCATAACAATGATTTCATTCCTACCAAAAATGAGCTGCAGCCCCTCTTGCATGCATTCAGAAGCAATATAAAAATGAACTTGTCATGGATGGAAAAATTTGCGTCATTTCATATATAAGACTAAATCTCTTATGTAATGTAGCAAGCATCCATGGTAAGTGACTAAATATGCATCAAATGCCAAACCAACAAATCTTGCTCCACACATACCATGAACCAAGATTTATCTTCTACTCGAGTCATGAGATTCTAACATTGTTGTATTTCTCATAAGTCACTCATCAAATAGAGAAAGATGAGATGTCTTGGTTGGAGTAGATGAAGGAACAGCTTCATCTTGGAGTAGATCAAGGAACAGATGAATATCTATGTGCTTGTTGTAATTAACTAGTGAAAGTGAGAAATAAGTTTTTGCTAGTTCTGAGGACCCAAAATTCTTCAACTATGAATTGGTTTCCTACTAGCTACAAAAGTGTCAGTTTAGTAAATCCCATTTAGATAGCATTTAAAAGAATTTTCACTTTCTGGCTGCCATGTGCGTTGAAACTATTTTCACAAGATAGGTTGTGTCGACTTTACCATACACCAATGTCCCGGATATCTCTGACACTAGATCATGTATTGTTGGTATGACATACCATCCTAGATAGTCATGGTATATAAACAAAGATGAGGCAGCCAATTTGTTCATTTGGTTTTTATAATCTTTTGTTtaggtagatttttttttttttaaatatgaacCACATTGTCTGAGTTTacgttattattatatataagaaTTTTAAGCTATCCAGACTAGCTATGATTGGGTGTGGAATTTGTTGTGGAGCAGTAATAGCATGCTAAAAGATGAGGATAATTAAGGCCTTATACTTTTGTGGAGAAATTTCTTTTTCCTCGATTGGGGAGAaaatttttctttcttctgttGTGGAGAAATTAACTAGTATACCATTTACATTATTTCTTCGAGGATCAAGGCCTTATGCTCTTATGGAGAAATTAACTAGTATATGATTAAAGTTATTTCTTCTTGGTTATGCTTCTGAAGATGTTACCAGCATTCTTTTCATGACTCCTTTTCTCTATTTTCTTTCAGATTTTAGGTTACAGGCTTTTGTTGTTGATAGTATTTTTTCCATGATATACACAACTGGAATTCTTATCACTTATTGTGGTCCAGACTATGTTACCTAAGGTCCTAAAACATTATCTAGTAATTGGTAAGTTATTATGAAAGGTAGCTTATGTAATAAAAAACATGTTAGTTTCTTTATCTTACTTTATTGCACAATCTTTTCACTCACTCATGTCTATTAATGGATTTCATTCAACGGAAGTACCTCAGCCCGCCAAACCATCTTAAGTTTCTCTCATTAATCAAATGATTTTAATCTCTCAGGAGCTTGTATTCTACTTGTTTTATGGAATGATGATAATCTTTTAGGCAAATACATTTCCTAGGGATCAATgaccttattttttttcttaatttatagATCACATTGCACTTTCTGTAGCTCCCTTTGTCCAGCCTCCAAACAATTACATTGTTAAATGGAAATGCAGAAGCAGAAGATACTTGCATTATAGTTCCAAGGAACATGTTTTTAGTTTGGACATTTTATCAGCTGAATCTTGCTTATCCTCCTCACAATCTGACAGTTACATACAGTTGACAGATATAAGAGTAACCCAACTGTTAAGAGCTAAAGTTAGCTTAATTGCACTCTGCTGGATGTCTTCTTGTATAGTCGCTAAACATAATAATAGAACAACCAACAGTATGGCAGTGAGAATTTTCAGTTAAGGTAAATTGAgtcattttttttaattgtgcCATGGAATGCAGTGCCCTTAAGTTTCAAATTTCAATCATCTTTTGAATGGTCATTTCTTTGTGTGTTTATGAAATTTGGTGCCTTCTTACAGAAGTGTAGTATGTGCATGCAACAAACATGTTTATAGTTAGAACTACCATTATTATTATGTTGACAGAAGAAATTTTAAAGTTTGAAAATTTTCATAATATTAGTTCATTGATTTGCCTTAAATGAATGTTCCTCACTTgttatttttattgttttgaaaATGCCTGGAAACTGTTACTGAAAATTCATGTGATTTCTTGAGTCAGGCAGGCAAAGGAAgtgcttaaagcagttaagaagcGTTTGCAGAACAAAAATTCGAAGGTTCAATTCCTTGCTTTGACGGTATGTGCCAAGCTGGCTAAATCTAGATACAAGCTCTATTGAAATTTGGTATATTTCTGAGAATGCAGTCTCAGTTGAGCAGTTAGTAATTCTAGAATCAACAAATTCAAACAATCTGCCGAAGGCAATGTATTTAATGCAGAAACTTGATCATAATCTGACAGCTATATTCAGATTGTAATAAACTTCATGTTGCTGACAAGTAGTAAAATGAAAGGCAGTTTGAGCTTTATATCCTTTATTGCTATGATATAAACAAAAGCATTATAGAAGTTTATATAGTGTAACTTTTGATGCTGGAACTTCTTTTAGTAACAAATGGCACTCTTGCAGCTTCTGGAGACAATAATAAAGAACTGTGGTGAGTATGTGCATTTTCAGGTTGCTGAATGCAAAATTCTACAAGAAATGGTCAAAATTGTTAGAAAAAAGGTCAGTGCAACTTTCTCTTCGATTTAGTTTTATGTTCATGCATGACTGTTGTGGTACTGTTAACCAGAGATATTTTGGTTCAACCAAAATTTTATGTTCATTCCTTCTCTTTACTACATTCTGTGTTTTGAATATACATGGCAAATACCTAGTGGAGATAAAGCAGTCATTAATGAGGTCTGTGGGAGAAATCAAGCTAGATAGGGAAAAATTGTGTTATATGGTGACACTTCATCTACTGCTGAGAGGGTTTTCACCCTGTATGCAACGTTTTAGATTAATGGTAGCAAACAAACTCCCACTATTTCTTTAGTATGTGGTTGGTGTGATGTTCAACAACTACCTTATGGATACAAATCACGTTGGTAGTTCTCTATATATACATTCTGTGACCTATGCCTGTCATACTTCTTTCAAtactaatttaattttttggaaGCCCTAACAGACAGATATGCAAGTACGGGATAAAATTTTGGTACTGCTGGATTCTTGGCAAGAAGCATTTGGTGGACCTGGTGGGAAATATCCACAATATTATTACGCATACATTGAACTAAAGGTATGAACCATCTATTAATTATTTTGGTAATGTCTTAGAAAGGTTATTTTTGTTCCTAATATCCCATTCCCTATTTTGGTCATTTGTTATAACTTTatgtttttcttcctctttttaacTATTGTTTATTGAATATAACATGACAAAATAATATGTTAACTAGTTTTATTAAACGGACATGAAAGTTATAAAAGGAAGGGTCTATATACCATCACGAGGCAACTCTTAGTGTGCACTGTGTACACTGCAAAGGTGCTTTCTGTGTGGTCCCTGTAAACATAGACTATTGGTGCCTATACACCGGAGAATAGTCAGCTAATATTGAAGTTAAGTTGGCTGTTTTGTCAGTCATTTGTTGAGTTATAAAGTCGGCTACATCCTCATAGCTGTAGTATACAATAGTCGAATTTTGTTCTAGTCCTGTGTTTCAAAATTCCATTCATACTGATGACGAGCTTCATGTTGTCAAGCAAAATGATCTGAAGCAACATGGTATTACTCCTTGATCTGGGCTCATTGTTCTTTATTTTGCTGCAACTACTTAATTGTGCCTGTCAGAGATCTATTTTTGAACATTTAATAGACAATCTTCTCTTGATTGCATGCTTATATGTAGTATGATATTTCATCTGATGCTCTCTTGAAGATGAAATCAGAAATGGAGTAGCTACTGCTAATATCTAATGTCAACCATCCAGACCTAGACCACTGAATGGATTACTTGGTCTGGATAAAATTAAAGCCCATGTTGGCATTAACCATGTCTAGTGTGGAAATTCTTATTTCTTTATGAATAAAAAGGTCTGTAAAATTTATTTTGCAGAGATTTGGAATACTATTCCCGCAACGGCCAGCAAACACTCCACCAATACTTACTCCTCCAGTTACACACTTGGCATTAACATCAGGACATGGCCAAGTAGGGTATGGTGTTCCAAGCATTACTTCTACGAGACTTGATGAAACAATGGCAACTGACATAGGAAATCTGAGGTGAGTTCATTGGCATAGTACATTATGACTTTCTCATTAACTTGTAGTGCGCTACTTTTGATCCTTGTTGCTTTCAAACCTTCTGTTCAGTTTATCAGACTTCAGTCACATTCGTGATGTTATGGGGCTATTGAAGGAGATGCTGCAGGCTGTGAACCCTAATGATCAAGGGGTAGGTGTTAACTTGTTCTTTGTCCCTTGTATGGTTTGTCAGTTTGTATTGTTGGGTATTTCTGGGTAAGATATCTGTGTATGTGTGTGCGCGTGTGCATGTGTACATATGCATGTATTATTAGTTTTGGGGGTATCCTATGGATAATTTCTGGGTAAGATATCTGTGTCAATGGGACATATGACTGCAGTTCAAACCTGTTTTGTACAATGATCTTATACGCATGTATTtgcaggccataaaagatgaattGATCGTAGATCTTGTGAACCAATGTCGGACCAACCAAAAAAAGCTTATGCAGCTAGTCAGCTCCACTGGGTAAGCCTTATTTCCGCACATATGTGATAAAAATGTTATTGCATTTGTCAACTACTCAAGTAAGCATTGAAGACTTGCATCAAGTCATAGATTCCCATACATACTGACCTAATACTGTACTAGTGGTAGCAAATGACAAACAGAGACCTTAAAATTCCACATATGCAATTTGCTGTACCTGCCTCAGCAAAGTACTTGCATCGTTTTAATTTAGTGGAAACCCGTAGGATaccgtgtgttggaagagttgtgCTGTAAAATGTGATACTTGTGTGGCTGTCTCACTTGTCATGATTGCAGGGATGAAAAGCTTTTAGGAGAAGCTCTTGAACTGAATGATAACTTGCAAAGTGTGCTTGCGAAGCATGAAGCCATAGCCTCTGGATCTCCTCTGCTTCACGAGCAACCAAAATCCCTTTCGCAGGCGAAGGAGCCGATCAAGCATCCTGTTGCAAGCAGCAGCCGGGttgaagacgaagacgaagatgATGAATTTGCACAATTGGCTCGCAGGTTTTGGAGTCGAACCATGACACTTTCTCTTCATTTAGCCAAATTGTATTGTGTTACTGATCAAAGACGTACTGTGTTATCGGAGTGCAGGAACTCGAATTTTAAGCAAGCTACATCAGTTGAGTCACCAAATCGGAGTGATGTGACTAGGGTCACCGAGTCAAGTACCTCATCCTCCGCCATGAGCAATGCCTTGGTTCCGCTtgatccccctcctcctcctcctgttaaGACCCAAAAAGAGCCAGAGCAGGACATGATTGATCTTCTGAGCATCACATTGTCGACGTACCCATCATCACCTCAGACACCAGTAACACCTCCATCAGCTTCAAGTCAGCAAGGGTACGCTCCCCACGACAGTTATGTTGCACCTTGGGCGCAGCGAGCACTTCCTGCGCCTCAGCCTTCCCCATCGTGGGCTGCCACAGATGCTACCCCGAGTACCTTTTCGTCAGCCCCATCCTCTGGTGCCGATACTCATGCTGCTTACTTGCCTGCTTATTCTCCTACGCCTCTACAGCAGTACAACTCCTTTGGCTCTAGGATCAATGGTACCACCACCACCAGTGTTGCCGCCAGGGAAACACCGGTGAATTTAATTCCCAGACACAGTGGGACTACAACTTCTGCAAAACCATACGTTCTTCCTAACAGATTATTTGAAGATTTGATAGATTTGAGAAGCACCAGTAGCGGACAAAAGACGGGTGCAGCATCAAATCAACCTATGATCGGTGGGAAGAAATAAGGTCTCCTCATGCATTGTTCATTGCCTTGGTACTACGTTTCCTTTCTTCATAGGTGTCCGgatctatatatgtatgtatatatatcccATGTATATCTTTTTGTTGATTCTCTTTTCTGCAATTGAATTGGGTCTCTGGAGCTGAAACACATTTATGTGCAAAAATAATCATACTAAGATAAACTTGAGATTGGCAAaatcatttgttggtacttcgactttcttcttttttgtttactTGAGCTTGAGAAAGAATTCCATTGTTCATAAGGGTGAGCAGTGGTCGCTCGACAGCGTTACACAAAAATTCATTACAGTGTAAATACCCTTTAGATCTTTTAAGCGTttcaatttttagatttaaaaaaattatattaaaagtttaataattataaaaaaaatatttaattttatttatttaaatattatcaGTTTTATCGGCGAAAGATATAAATAACACATACAAGAAAACGttagacaaaaaaataatttcctaTTTAAACATAGCAAAATTGAATGAAGCAAACAGAACGTGGCATGAAGACATGAAATTTCAATATCACAAACCCAGCCCCAAGAGCCACCTGTACTTCATTTATCATATGAAAATTATGCACTTTTACAAACTgagcaaaggaaaagaaaataaataaaaaagagaaccattcaaataaagaaattatTTACATCTTTTTACCTAGGTATGATTATTTGTGGGAGCCTCCAGCAGCGATGCAGGAATTCGGGTGAGGTGTGACCCTCTCAGGAGGAGGCTAATGAACGCTGTAAGATACAAATTTCACATGCAGGGCCAGAGGTTTATGTACCCAAAATCTGATGATCTGTAGTATAGCTGCAGTTATCAGCTCACTCAGTTCGTCTGGTTGCCAGATCCATGTTCCTTGGTTAGATGTCAAATGTTCTAAATGAAAACCCACAGCATACGGTTATCTTGCTTGGTAG includes:
- the LOC135612444 gene encoding TOM1-like protein 6 codes for the protein MLSFSSSSSSATGRVEKATCHLLIGPDWTMNMDICDNINNDQWQAKEVLKAVKKRLQNKNSKVQFLALTLLETIIKNCGEYVHFQVAECKILQEMVKIVRKKTDMQVRDKILVLLDSWQEAFGGPGGKYPQYYYAYIELKRFGILFPQRPANTPPILTPPVTHLALTSGHGQVGYGVPSITSTRLDETMATDIGNLSLSDFSHIRDVMGLLKEMLQAVNPNDQGAIKDELIVDLVNQCRTNQKKLMQLVSSTGDEKLLGEALELNDNLQSVLAKHEAIASGSPLLHEQPKSLSQAKEPIKHPVASSSRVEDEDEDDEFAQLARRNSNFKQATSVESPNRSDVTRVTESSTSSSAMSNALVPLDPPPPPPVKTQKEPEQDMIDLLSITLSTYPSSPQTPVTPPSASSQQGYAPHDSYVAPWAQRALPAPQPSPSWAATDATPSTFSSAPSSGADTHAAYLPAYSPTPLQQYNSFGSRINGTTTTSVAARETPVNLIPRHSGTTTSAKPYVLPNRLFEDLIDLRSTSSGQKTGAASNQPMIGGKK